A window of Nicotiana tabacum cultivar K326 chromosome 24, ASM71507v2, whole genome shotgun sequence contains these coding sequences:
- the LOC107781622 gene encoding F-box/kelch-repeat protein At1g23390 has protein sequence MAIILDDEAPIHGDVLEVILSHVPLVDLVPASCVSKSWSRAITSSLRCFNKPKPWLIIHTQCTRSPYHISVHAYDPRSHVWLEISQPSIKYVSALRSSHSNLLYMLSPSKLSFSFDPMNVTWHHVDAPRVWRTDPIVAHIAGSIVIAGGTSDFEDDPLAVEVYNMETRTWETCESMPPILKDSAASTWLSIATTGDKLIVAEKFTGVTHCFDPKTKNWAGPYELRPDPRIFHSIIGFSNDRLTLIGMIGDAENVTGVKIWKVNTENFECEKMGEMPPALIKKLKSETFGVSSVSVCLAGDYAYMYKSSEMAEEIVGWEFKNGGGLRWWSMNNAATGDGNRSERVVFTCSVIGLPDLQRAMSLENRKFAVKL, from the coding sequence ATGGCCATTATTCTTGATGATGAAGCCCCCATTCATGGAGATGTCTTAGAGGTTATTCTTTCGCACGTGCCACTTGTCGACTTGGTTCCCGCTTCGTGCGTGTCAAAATCATGGAGCCGAGCCATCACCTCTTCTCTCCGATGCTTCAACAAGCCAAAGCCGTGGCTTATTATCCACACCCAATGCACTCGCTCGCCCTATCACATTTCTGTACACGCTTATGACCCCCGCTCGCACGTGTGGCTCGAGATATCTCAGCCGTCCATTAAGTACGTCTCCGCCCTCCGATCATCCCATTCCAATTTGCTCTACATGCTTTCACCTTCAAAGCTCTCTTTCTCATTCGACCCAATGAATGTCACGTGGCATCACGTGGATGCACCGCGCGTGTGGCGGACCGATCCTATAGTGGCTCACATAGCCGGCTCCATCGTTATAGCCGGTGGCACGAGCGATTTCGAGGACGATCCTTTAGCCGTGGAAGTCTACAACATGGAGACTCGCACGTGGGAAACGTGCGAATCCATGCCCCCCATACTCAAAGACTCCGCAGCTTCCACGTGGCTGTCGATCGCCACCACCGGCGATAAACTCATTGTCGCCGAGAAATTCACTGGCGTCACTCACTGCTTCGACCCGAAAACCAAGAATTGGGCCGGACCTTATGAGTTAAGGCCCGACCCACGAATTTTCCACTCGATCATCGGATTCTCCAATGATCGTCTGACCCTCATTGGAATGATTGGAGACGCTGAAAACGTCACCGGAGTTAAAATTTGGAAAGTGAACACGGAGAATTTTGAGTGTGAGAAAATGGGGGAAATGCCGCCGGCGTTAATTAAGAAGCTGAAAAGTGAAACTTTTGGAGTTTCTTCAGTTAGTGTGTGCTTAGCTGGAGATTATGCATACATGTACAAGTCGTCGGAGATGGCGGAGGAGATAGTGGGTTGGGAGTTCAAGAACGGCGGCGGATTACGGTGGTGGAGCATGAATAATGCGGCGACTGGCGATGGAAATAGATCGGAGAGAGTGGTGTTTACTTGTTCTGTTATTGGGTTGCCCGATTTGCAGCGAGCTATGTCATTGGAAAATCGAAAATTTGCTGTGAAGTTGTGA